The sequence TGTCAGTTGCCAGTTTGAGAATGTTATCAGCATGGAATACATGGTCTACTTTAACTTCTTTGTATGGGTATTGCCTCCATTGCTCATCATGCTCATCATCTACCTGGAGGTGTTCAAGATCATCCGCAGGCAGCTTAACAAAAAGGTTGCATCCTGCTCAACGGACCCAGAGAGGTATTATGGGAAGGAGCTGCATATCGCCAAATCTCTTGCCCTGGTCCTCTTCCTGTTTGCTGTGAGCTGGCTGCCTCTGCACACACGTAACTGTAtcagctttttctgcccttcatgCAAGACCCCCAGTATCCTCACCTACATTGCTATTTTTCTTACACATGGGAACTCTGCCATGAACCCTATCGTATATGCATTTAGGATTAAAAAATTCAGGACCACATTCCTGCAAATCTGGAACCACTATTTTTACTGCAAAGTGGACAAGAACATGAACAACATTGACAACACTGACATTGCCATCTAGCAGTCATCTGGGATCGGGCTGGCCCGCAGCCTTTAAGCCACATGGGATGCTCTATAAACATCCCTTTCATTGTCCAAATGGCCAAGTTGGCTTTATCTCCATTGTACACAATGCCTGCTCCTGGGCAGAGCTGGCAAAGCCCAGAGCCAGTCAAGGGCATTATTTATTACTACAAGCAATGTTCATTGTACCATTTGGTATTCTAGGAGCTGTtctttattcttttcttttttttaaaaaaaaggtgacaTATTTATGCATTTAAAGGAGAATTATACCAGCAGGTAACTGTGACTTATCTTTCATTCCAATAAAGAGGAAATAAatcttttgtgtttttattgatgGGCATTTGTTTTTCAGCTCTTACTATAgagattattaaataaataaataaataattgcacttATGAGTTGCCTATACAAAAAATTCCTCCAGACAGTGTACACAGCTCAAAACAAATACTGTAAACAACATACACTCGAGCAGATAAAGGGTTGTATCTAACAGTGCCACTCAGCCGATGGTAAGGTTTTTATTAGTGGAATAGTGATTGTCCCTCCTGCCCTGCAGCCCCCATCTCCTGGGGGTTTGACATAAATAATGCTTTAACCAGACCCTGTCAGGAGTCCTTATCTAGACAAAGAAGCTGCTGTACTAtttcctttgtttttatttttttgccacgATCATAGCGTTGAATCTGTGTTCTTTAAGccctgctgaaattaatggaaattaATTAGCATTACGGCTAGGTAGCAAAGTAACCTCTACACTTGTCACAGGGGATTGTTTTTATGTCCTGACAACAATTTCATTTAGCAATTTTAGCAGTGCAGCTGCCTAATGTAGCCTAGTTCTGCGGACCTACAGGCTAATGTAGCTTATTCCTACAAAATGAAAGAATATAATAGCAATGCAAGCTGGCTTGTGTGTATTGAATTGCTCCTTGCTGGAAATAAATGCCCGTCCTCAGAGCATGGATTCAATCTTGTCATTTTAGGTAGGATCTGAGATCAGGCTCCTGTCAGAAGCacctcccttctctttctctgCATATACATGCCCTGCTGTGCCCCAGAGGCAGAAAAGGAATTCAGGAAACCAATCAGATAAATAGGTTACCTAGTAAATAAAAGGAACACAGATACACCAGTCTCCTGAACCCGCTACTTAAGTTGATAGCTTGAAGAGTCTCCAGGAACATCAGTGCAGTTTGCAGGTGTAGGCCATCCTGAGAATGAATTAACAGCCCAGAAGCTAAAATTAAccagatgccatgactgtttataagTTAGCATACACTGTGGACCCATTTAGTAAGCAACTGCATTCTGCTCaagtctcaaaaaggatattatagagttggaaaaggttcagaagagggaaccagaatgatcaaggggatggagcgactcccttatgaggaaaggttgcagcatttggggctttttagtttagagaaaaggcgggtcagaggagacatgagagaagtgtataaaattatgtatggcattgagaaagtggatagagaaaagttcttctccctctctcataatactagaactcgtggacattcaaagaagctgaatgttggaagattcaggacagacaaaaggaagtacttctttactcagcgcatagttaaactatggaatttgctcccacaagatgcagtaatggccaccagcttggatggctttaaaataagattagacaaattcatggaggacagggctatcaatggctactagccgggatggctgtgctctgccaccctagtcagaggcagtatgtttctgaaaaccagttgccggaagcctcaggaggggagagtgttcttgcacttgggtcctgcttgcgggcttcccccaggcacctggttggccactgtgagaacaggatgctggactagatgggccactggcctgatccagcaggctcttcttatgttcttatgtgtgttTGTTGAAAGTAGTCCTACTTGAATATTGCAAGTATTATAGTGCTACATTTCCAGGCATCCCTTCTATCTAATTGCCCCGTTTTAATTAATGTCTCTCCAGAGTATCCCAGGTtctgcctttccctccctccaAACAGAAGCATGTCTGTCAAAGTGACTAAAGTGCAATCGCCAAAGGAAGTGAAATGGAGAAAATCTACATCAAATTAATTAGGCGCATGTTGAGGGGGTGAAAATAGTGCAGCAAAGCAAGCAGATAAACTACTGTATCCCCTGTCTAATTAGACCACAATAAATTGGCCAGTGCCTAACAGTAGGTATCACCTTGTAAAAATGGGAATGGATACATCTTCTTAGAAGAGCTAAGCCAAGTATGAATGTCTGAGCTGGCTAGAACAAGTCTCCTGGCTCTTGTTTTGCACAGGCGGTTGGGGTGGGGAAAGGACATTGGATGGCCTGGACATCTTTTTTCTTGCAGGGAACAGTCAAAGGGGTTTGCAGAAGAGGGAGAGGTGTATATGCTGATGGCTCACTGGTGGTGTAATCTTTTAGCTTCCCCAGATGACCCTTCAGttactgaaagaaagaaagaaagaaagaaagaaagaaagaaagaaagaaagaaagaaagaaagaaagaaagaaagaaagaaagaaagaaaggacagTGCTGGCAGCTCATAATACTAGAGCCCGGGTCATCCAAtcaagctgaatggtgggagattcagagcagaaaaaaataagtactgCTTCACAAAGCATGTAAAACAATGGAATTTACTACCTACCACTAGCAGGGCTGGCAAAATACTGATTGGACCGATTGGGCCCAATCAGGCCCTGCGCTAGCGGGGGGGCCATGCTCGTGGGAGAATTGCACCTTTTTAAACCCTCGAGCAGCAGTTTCTGCTGCTTTGCGGAAATCGGCACCCGCCATAAGGTTCCCAATTGGGCCCCGCGTTTGCAAATACCAGCCCTgaccactagggatggacaaatctgtcaagcttggtttctctcagtttttcagtcAAGTTTAGTTcattacatttccacatcagtttgtgatattttaaaaaagttatctgaacatttgtcagcattttaatgtgcattcctcctaatatacacattttatatgcaattttccataatataatagattttatcttttattttcacCGATACATGAAGtattatgcacgctttcccttatcatacacatttttggttggaggactgcatcacaacatttggagaagtatgaCTTTCAAAGGGTAGATTTTTATGGTTCACGTTTTAATTCAGGACATGTGATATAGGTAATTTGCATTAAAACGTGagccaaatttctccctcattcccaCCTAGATGGCTTGACaaggggtttagacaaattcatggaggataaggctatgaatagctactagtcatgatggctctataccacctccagcatcagaagcagcatgcctctgaacatGCCTCTGGGAACAttagcaggagagggctattgccttcttCTGTTTGTGGCCTTTGCTTCCTAAGAAGCTTTCTGGTTCATCACTGTGAGAACCAGAAAGTTGAACTAcatgggcaggggtgtagttgttcagggtctcagagggccttagaccctttaccttttttggaacaagggtcccagcagggtccctaggactccagcatcctactagccaatgggcatgaaaggggagtgtgttagtcactgagaagagtcttctaacatatttAATTGTCCTTTcctctgattggagccaatcagagtgaaagaaagtgagTCAGTCactcagactcttctcagtagctaacactctcccctttcatgctgattgactcctagggttgttgtgggagaaggcattaacaaggatctcattctcaacccagcagcaaaaccagggagagggagtgtaactgtgactgttatgaagggaccctgcacttctgagtttgccactactctactgtacataggtctttggtctgatccagcagggggttCTTTTGATCTTAAAGGTGAGCAAGTGAGAAATCATCAAAATAAGTGCTGAGAATACACAGCAAGTACAACAGGATGCAAATAGCTCTactatactttatttatttaatt comes from Rhineura floridana isolate rRhiFlo1 chromosome 6, rRhiFlo1.hap2, whole genome shotgun sequence and encodes:
- the ADORA1 gene encoding adenosine receptor A1 isoform X3, which translates into the protein MDLQTDCLPPVAFGSYKSVVTPKRAGMAIACCWLVSLLVGLTPMFGWNNLNKMEKAQEVNSSQAEFTVSCQFENVISMEYMVYFNFFVWVLPPLLIMLIIYLEVFKIIRRQLNKKVASCSTDPERYYGKELHIAKSLALVLFLFAVSWLPLHTRNCISFFCPSCKTPSILTYIAIFLTHGNSAMNPIVYAFRIKKFRTTFLQIWNHYFYCKVDKNMNNIDNTDIAI